A single region of the Rathayibacter rathayi genome encodes:
- a CDS encoding SCO4848 family membrane protein, which produces MITLLSSLLIVNAVWNAIVWPPFLRRVRKDPRARDADGRATTFLRVHLVLIGTSLALAAVSLVGGVLGLGQGA; this is translated from the coding sequence GTGATCACGCTCCTCTCCTCACTCCTGATCGTCAACGCCGTGTGGAATGCGATCGTCTGGCCGCCCTTCCTGCGCCGCGTCCGGAAGGACCCGCGCGCGCGGGATGCCGATGGCCGGGCGACGACCTTCCTCCGCGTCCACTTGGTGCTCATCGGAACCTCGCTCGCCCTCGCCGCCGTCTCGCTCGTCGGGGGAGTGCTTGGACTGGGTCAGGGCGCGTAG
- the orn gene encoding oligoribonuclease: protein MSSAPDRLVWIDCEMTGLDLAVDELVEIAVVVTDFELNPLDEGLSLVIRPDATALENMGDFVRKMHETSGLLTEIPSGVSVAEAEYEVLEYVLRHIPAEQQAPLAGNSIGTDRAFLAKFMPRLDTHLHYRNVDVSTIKELARRWFPRIYFNAPKKNGGHRALADILESIRELQYYRRAVFVAEPGPTTAEVQAVSVAVVDEFASRM from the coding sequence ATGAGTAGCGCCCCCGACCGTCTTGTCTGGATCGACTGCGAGATGACGGGCCTGGACCTCGCCGTCGACGAGCTGGTCGAAATTGCTGTCGTCGTCACCGACTTCGAGCTGAATCCCCTAGACGAGGGCCTCTCCCTCGTCATCAGACCGGACGCCACTGCGCTCGAGAACATGGGCGACTTCGTCCGGAAGATGCATGAGACCTCGGGGCTGCTCACCGAGATCCCCTCCGGAGTGAGTGTCGCGGAAGCCGAGTACGAGGTGCTCGAGTACGTACTCCGGCATATTCCGGCCGAGCAGCAGGCGCCACTCGCTGGCAACTCGATCGGCACCGATCGCGCGTTCCTGGCGAAGTTCATGCCCCGCCTCGATACTCACCTGCACTACCGCAACGTCGACGTCAGCACGATCAAGGAGTTGGCCCGGCGCTGGTTCCCCCGCATCTACTTCAACGCTCCGAAGAAGAACGGTGGCCACCGCGCCCTCGCGGACATCCTCGAGAGCATCCGCGAGCTCCAGTACTACCGCCGTGCCGTCTTCGTGGCCGAGCCGGGACCGACCACAGCCGAGGTGCAGGCCGTCTCGGTGGCCGTCGTGGACGAGTTCGCCTCGCGGATGTAG
- a CDS encoding metallopeptidase family protein → MLDLDEDAFEALVVAELDALPDDMVDGLENVVFVVEERPEDGTLDLLGYYDGVALTERERYGFGEMPDRIVLFREPHLAACEDLDALRDEIHVTLVHEIAHFYGIDDERLHELGWA, encoded by the coding sequence ATGCTCGACCTGGACGAGGACGCTTTCGAGGCGCTGGTCGTTGCCGAGCTCGACGCCCTGCCGGACGACATGGTCGACGGCCTCGAGAACGTCGTGTTCGTCGTGGAGGAGCGGCCGGAGGACGGCACTCTCGACCTACTCGGGTACTACGACGGCGTGGCACTGACGGAGCGCGAACGTTACGGCTTCGGCGAGATGCCCGACCGCATCGTCCTGTTCCGCGAGCCGCACCTCGCCGCCTGCGAGGATCTGGACGCCCTGCGGGATGAGATCCACGTCACGCTCGTGCACGAGATCGCACACTTCTACGGCATCGACGACGAGCGGCTGCACGAGCTCGGTTGGGCCTGA
- a CDS encoding energy-coupling factor transporter transmembrane component T family protein, with protein MTLLDAVPARGRIARANPVAKLLSSLVIALALILTVDAVSAATALILELLVLPFAGLRAGELVRRTAPVWIAAPLAGLSTVLYGRDSGAVYAEFLIISVTDGSVALGLAIALRVLAIGLPSVVLIATTDPTDLADGLAQILRLPSRFVLGALAGMRVVGLLVDDWRTLSMARRARGVADGRGAVHALRSLASRSFSLLVLAIRRGSRLATAMEAKGFGSGIPRTWARESRLGAGDLLLLAGAVAISATAVTVSILSGAWSFVLHG; from the coding sequence GTGACGCTCCTCGACGCGGTCCCCGCCCGCGGCCGAATCGCCCGCGCGAATCCCGTGGCGAAGCTCCTGTCGAGCCTCGTGATTGCCCTCGCGCTGATCCTCACCGTCGATGCTGTCTCGGCAGCTACCGCGCTCATCCTCGAGCTGCTGGTCCTGCCGTTCGCCGGGCTCCGGGCCGGCGAGCTCGTCCGGCGGACGGCACCCGTGTGGATCGCCGCCCCGCTGGCCGGACTCTCCACCGTCCTCTACGGGCGCGACAGCGGAGCGGTCTACGCGGAGTTCCTGATCATTTCGGTGACCGACGGCTCGGTCGCGCTCGGCCTGGCCATCGCCCTGCGGGTCCTGGCGATCGGTTTGCCCAGCGTGGTCCTGATCGCGACCACCGACCCGACCGATCTCGCGGACGGCCTCGCCCAAATACTCCGGCTGCCCTCGCGCTTCGTGCTCGGCGCCCTCGCCGGCATGCGAGTGGTCGGCCTGCTCGTCGACGATTGGCGCACCCTCTCGATGGCGCGCCGGGCGCGGGGCGTCGCCGACGGCCGGGGGGCCGTGCACGCACTGCGCAGTCTCGCTTCGCGGAGCTTCTCGCTGCTCGTCCTGGCGATCCGGCGGGGGAGCAGGCTGGCGACGGCGATGGAGGCGAAGGGGTTCGGCTCCGGTATCCCGCGAACCTGGGCTCGGGAGTCGCGCCTGGGAGCGGGAGACCTGCTGCTGCTCGCCGGTGCGGTGGCGATCTCGGCGACCGCCGTCACGGTCTCCATTCTGTCCGGCGCGTGGAGTTTCGTGCTGCATGGCTGA
- a CDS encoding ABC transporter ATP-binding protein, whose amino-acid sequence MSGASVRARGWSWRHAGRSRSAVSGLDLALEPGERVLLLGPSGAGKSTLLHALAGVLGDEEDGAAAGEVTIDGAAPLARRGVAGLVLQDPDTQAVLVRVGDDVAFACENLGVPRAEIPARVRQALEDVGLDLPLGHSTSALSGGQKQRLALAGVLAMRPRLLLLDEPTANLDPAGVREVRAAVEHTAARTGATLIVVEHRVDVWLDLVDRVVVLDRDGALVADGAPAEVLRDERDVLRASGVWLPGEHPERRSSSPLWSPAALSAQDLSVGRPVFGRRAAAVVASGLDLAIDSARVTAVLGPNGAGKSTLALTLAGLLPPAAGRVSASTSLRAGAGPEPIRWSSAQLAERIAMVFQEPEHQFLTARVRAELALGARDGAERRRAEDLVERLGLAHLADANPFTLSGGEKRRLAVASALTRSPSVLVLDEPTFGQDRLTWEVVVGLLAQQRDEGAAVLAVTHDEALVAALADSVLTLGAREAVSG is encoded by the coding sequence ATGAGCGGCGCGTCGGTCCGGGCCCGGGGCTGGAGTTGGCGTCACGCGGGACGCTCGCGCTCCGCCGTCTCCGGTCTCGATCTCGCTCTGGAGCCGGGTGAACGGGTGCTGCTGCTCGGTCCCTCCGGAGCGGGTAAGAGCACGCTCCTGCACGCACTGGCCGGGGTGCTCGGCGACGAGGAGGACGGTGCCGCGGCGGGAGAGGTCACGATCGACGGAGCCGCTCCGCTCGCGCGACGCGGAGTAGCCGGCCTCGTACTGCAGGACCCGGACACCCAGGCAGTCCTCGTGCGGGTCGGTGATGACGTGGCGTTCGCCTGCGAGAACCTCGGTGTGCCGCGCGCGGAGATCCCCGCCCGAGTGCGGCAGGCACTGGAGGATGTCGGGCTCGACCTACCGCTCGGCCACTCCACCTCCGCGCTCTCCGGAGGGCAGAAGCAGCGGCTCGCCCTGGCGGGCGTTCTCGCGATGCGCCCTCGGCTCCTCCTGCTGGACGAGCCGACCGCCAACCTTGACCCCGCGGGGGTGCGAGAAGTGCGGGCGGCAGTCGAGCACACCGCGGCCCGCACGGGAGCGACACTGATCGTGGTCGAGCACCGGGTCGACGTCTGGCTGGATCTCGTCGACCGCGTCGTGGTCCTGGACCGTGACGGCGCGCTCGTCGCGGACGGTGCGCCGGCGGAGGTCCTGCGTGACGAGCGGGATGTGCTCCGCGCCTCGGGCGTCTGGCTGCCGGGTGAGCACCCCGAGCGCCGTTCGTCGAGCCCCCTGTGGTCGCCGGCCGCGCTCAGCGCACAGGATCTCTCGGTCGGCCGGCCCGTCTTTGGACGCCGTGCCGCCGCCGTCGTCGCCTCTGGGCTCGACCTCGCCATCGACTCCGCTCGGGTCACGGCCGTGCTCGGTCCCAACGGCGCGGGCAAGTCGACCCTGGCCCTCACACTGGCCGGCCTCCTCCCGCCGGCCGCGGGGAGGGTGAGTGCCTCCACGTCGCTGCGGGCCGGCGCCGGACCCGAGCCGATTCGCTGGAGCTCCGCTCAGCTCGCTGAGCGGATCGCGATGGTCTTCCAAGAGCCGGAGCACCAGTTCCTCACCGCCCGGGTGCGTGCTGAGCTGGCCCTCGGCGCCCGGGACGGCGCGGAGCGCCGGCGCGCGGAGGATCTGGTGGAGCGCCTCGGACTCGCTCACCTGGCCGACGCGAACCCCTTCACTCTGTCCGGAGGGGAGAAGCGGCGGCTCGCCGTCGCCTCCGCACTCACGCGGTCGCCGTCCGTGCTCGTGCTCGATGAACCGACCTTCGGGCAGGACCGTCTCACCTGGGAGGTCGTCGTCGGCCTCCTCGCCCAGCAGCGCGACGAGGGCGCAGCGGTGCTCGCCGTCACCCACGACGAAGCGCTGGTGGCGGCTCTCGCCGACTCAGTCCTCACCCTCGGCGCCCGCGAGGCGGTGTCCGGGTGA
- a CDS encoding ECF transporter S component, which yields MQNTNAHAQNAHAQPLAASTAPARRNLRWRVVDIVVASVIAVASGVVFWAWGLATNVLGLAFEFLPGLGGLLGGGWLFAGVLGGLIIRKPGAALYTELVAAAVSALIGTQWGYTVLISGFVQGLGAEIVLALFLYRSGRPLVAMLAGAGAGLALAINDLLSYYAANDALFMGVYVVSSIVSGVVLAGLASWFAVRGLAASGALDRFASGREGRMVERAGAVSR from the coding sequence GTGCAGAACACGAACGCGCACGCGCAGAACGCGCACGCGCAGCCCCTCGCCGCGTCCACCGCCCCAGCTCGGCGGAACCTGCGCTGGCGGGTGGTCGACATCGTGGTGGCGAGCGTCATCGCCGTCGCGAGCGGGGTCGTCTTCTGGGCCTGGGGCCTGGCGACGAACGTCCTCGGCCTCGCCTTCGAGTTCCTGCCCGGGCTCGGCGGCCTCCTCGGCGGCGGCTGGCTCTTCGCCGGCGTCCTCGGCGGCCTCATCATTCGCAAACCCGGAGCGGCGCTCTACACTGAGCTGGTCGCCGCGGCTGTCTCGGCGCTGATCGGCACTCAGTGGGGGTACACCGTGCTGATCTCCGGCTTCGTCCAGGGACTCGGTGCTGAGATCGTCCTCGCGCTCTTCCTCTACCGCAGCGGACGGCCGCTTGTCGCAATGCTCGCCGGTGCCGGTGCGGGCCTCGCACTCGCGATCAACGACCTGCTGTCGTACTACGCGGCCAATGATGCGCTCTTCATGGGCGTCTACGTCGTCTCCTCTATCGTCTCGGGCGTGGTCCTGGCGGGCCTGGCGTCCTGGTTCGCTGTCCGCGGTCTCGCCGCCTCCGGAGCACTGGACCGGTTCGCCTCGGGTCGCGAAGGCCGAATGGTCGAGAGAGCCGGCGCGGTCTCTCGATGA
- a CDS encoding endonuclease/exonuclease/phosphatase family protein — protein sequence MPARSRRRPVRSTAVAVASLALAAFLALHRVLPDPIGWLSVLEVGIPWTGLLVLLLIAAAVTLRSRRTAAAVTVLAMVYGVLVLPVALPAPAVRSGSFTVISQNIETSQGAGELAASLAKRDPDVIALQELDGAAVRTVDDELADEYPYSFVSSTVGVWSRTELTAQEPLDLGLGWTRALALDVDTPVGSTRLFVVHLASFRPGDHAERDSMLSNLATVLRDDESARTLVIGDFNTPTDDHRLAPVLAEARLVRTGGIGFPATWPSILPLVSLDHALADGVPAATLAVLPPNGSDHRPISLTIGSA from the coding sequence ATGCCCGCTCGCTCCCGTCGCCGTCCTGTGCGCTCGACCGCGGTCGCGGTCGCGAGCCTGGCGCTGGCGGCTTTCCTCGCCCTGCACCGGGTGCTGCCGGATCCGATCGGGTGGCTCTCGGTGCTGGAGGTCGGGATCCCCTGGACGGGACTGCTCGTCCTGCTGCTGATCGCCGCCGCAGTGACCCTCCGCTCGAGGCGGACGGCGGCCGCCGTCACCGTGCTGGCGATGGTGTACGGCGTGCTGGTGCTCCCCGTCGCACTGCCCGCACCCGCGGTCCGCTCCGGGTCGTTCACCGTGATCAGCCAGAACATCGAGACGAGCCAGGGCGCGGGTGAGCTCGCCGCGTCGCTCGCCAAGCGCGATCCGGACGTGATCGCCCTGCAGGAACTCGACGGGGCAGCCGTGCGCACTGTCGATGACGAGCTGGCCGATGAGTACCCCTACTCCTTCGTCTCGAGTACCGTCGGCGTCTGGAGCCGCACCGAGCTCACAGCTCAGGAGCCGCTCGATCTCGGTCTCGGCTGGACGCGCGCGCTGGCGCTCGATGTGGACACACCGGTGGGCAGCACCCGCCTGTTCGTCGTGCACCTGGCATCGTTTCGACCAGGTGACCACGCGGAGCGGGACTCGATGCTCTCGAATCTCGCCACGGTGCTCCGTGACGACGAGTCGGCGCGAACCCTGGTCATCGGCGATTTCAACACGCCGACCGACGATCATCGGCTCGCGCCCGTGCTGGCCGAAGCGCGGCTGGTGCGCACCGGCGGAATCGGCTTCCCGGCGACCTGGCCGTCGATCCTGCCGCTGGTCTCGCTCGACCACGCCCTCGCCGACGGCGTTCCGGCGGCGACCCTGGCGGTCCTGCCGCCGAACGGCTCCGACCACCGGCCGATCAGTCTGACCATCGGTTCCGCGTAG
- the dinB gene encoding DNA polymerase IV, whose protein sequence is MSKQDGTARWVTTEPFDDPRASILHIDMDAFFASVELLDRPDLRGRPVIVGHHGARSVVTAATYEARRYGVNSAMPMAVALRRCPQAVVLEPHMERYREASRRVMAIFDSFTPLVERLSIDEAFLDVAGARRLSGSPFAIGTEIRRRVHAELGLTCSVGIASTKFVAKLASGRSKPDGLLVVPADAVREFLDPLPVSALWGVGASTEEALVRRGLRTVADVASTPLTSLVSTLGEATGRRLHALANGVDPRPVETRQIEKSAGHEITFADDVADPELVLRELLRLCDKVAVRMRRSGVRCRTVAVKVRFGDFSTLTRSRTLAEATDVARVLYEASSALLEAANPLRRPVRLIGVRGEQLVEGDDVAFSLWSDSDDWRDAEVAVDDVAARFGSGAVRPASLLSRRAPESAKGIDLSDTLATRNRWSD, encoded by the coding sequence GTGAGCAAGCAGGACGGCACGGCCCGGTGGGTCACGACCGAGCCCTTCGACGACCCGCGCGCGAGCATCCTGCACATAGATATGGACGCGTTCTTCGCCTCCGTCGAGCTGCTGGACCGACCAGATCTGCGGGGGAGGCCGGTCATCGTCGGCCACCACGGCGCGCGCTCGGTCGTCACCGCCGCCACCTACGAGGCTCGCCGCTACGGGGTCAACTCCGCGATGCCGATGGCGGTCGCCCTCCGCCGCTGTCCGCAGGCCGTGGTCCTCGAGCCGCACATGGAGCGCTACCGGGAGGCCTCCCGCCGGGTGATGGCGATCTTCGACTCGTTCACACCGCTGGTCGAGCGCCTGAGCATCGACGAGGCGTTCCTCGATGTCGCGGGCGCCCGCCGCCTCTCCGGCTCACCGTTCGCGATCGGCACCGAGATCCGCCGCCGGGTCCACGCCGAGTTGGGCCTGACCTGCTCCGTCGGGATCGCCAGCACCAAGTTCGTCGCCAAGCTCGCCTCCGGCCGCTCCAAACCCGACGGCCTGCTCGTCGTCCCCGCTGACGCGGTCCGCGAGTTCCTCGATCCGCTGCCCGTGAGCGCCCTCTGGGGGGTCGGCGCCAGCACCGAGGAGGCACTCGTGCGTCGGGGCCTGCGCACCGTGGCCGACGTCGCTTCCACTCCGCTGACCTCGCTGGTGTCGACGCTCGGCGAGGCCACGGGGCGCCGCCTGCACGCGCTCGCGAACGGGGTGGACCCGCGGCCCGTCGAGACCCGCCAGATCGAGAAGAGCGCCGGTCACGAGATCACCTTCGCCGACGACGTGGCCGACCCCGAACTCGTGTTGCGAGAACTGTTGCGGCTCTGCGACAAGGTCGCGGTGCGGATGCGCAGGTCTGGCGTGCGCTGCCGCACGGTCGCGGTGAAGGTCCGCTTCGGCGACTTCAGCACCCTCACCCGATCGCGCACGCTCGCCGAGGCGACCGACGTCGCTCGGGTCCTCTATGAGGCGTCCTCCGCTCTCCTGGAGGCGGCCAATCCGCTCCGACGCCCTGTGCGGCTGATCGGAGTGCGCGGCGAGCAGCTCGTCGAGGGCGACGACGTCGCGTTCTCGCTGTGGAGCGACTCCGACGACTGGCGCGACGCCGAGGTCGCGGTCGACGATGTGGCGGCCCGCTTCGGCTCCGGAGCCGTCCGCCCGGCCTCGCTGCTCTCCCGCAGGGCCCCCGAGTCGGCCAAGGGGATCGACCTCAGCGACACGCTCGCTACGCGGAACCGATGGTCAGACTGA
- a CDS encoding TIGR03086 family metal-binding protein, with product MTHEQPDSPTATSMSASTPTSTTVELTRWLDLQDRAHRAFELRLSAVEDWSSPTPDTEWDTRALVLHVVREQQRAHTLLSGGDESALRLEPVAPDLRSEWRRVTDTLRATARSVDPEATVLLGRDTVSAVELLQEQTADVTVHAWDLARATGSDERLDDELVAAVWELFAPQEATLRASGLYAAPVPVDAASSLQSRLLAITGRDDRAAA from the coding sequence ATGACGCACGAGCAGCCCGACTCCCCCACCGCCACCTCGATGAGCGCCAGCACCCCGACGAGCACCACCGTCGAGTTGACGCGCTGGCTTGACCTGCAGGACCGCGCCCATCGCGCCTTCGAGCTCCGGCTCAGCGCGGTCGAGGATTGGTCCTCCCCCACTCCCGACACCGAATGGGATACGCGCGCGCTGGTGCTGCACGTCGTCCGCGAGCAGCAGCGTGCGCACACGCTTCTCTCCGGCGGCGACGAGTCGGCCCTCCGTCTCGAGCCTGTCGCGCCCGACCTGCGGAGTGAGTGGCGGCGCGTGACCGACACCCTGCGTGCCACGGCTCGCTCTGTCGATCCGGAGGCCACCGTGCTGCTGGGGCGCGACACGGTCAGCGCCGTCGAGCTGCTACAGGAGCAGACGGCCGACGTGACCGTGCACGCCTGGGACCTCGCCCGGGCGACCGGCAGTGACGAACGACTCGACGACGAACTCGTCGCTGCCGTCTGGGAGCTGTTCGCACCGCAGGAGGCGACCCTGCGAGCCAGCGGACTTTACGCCGCACCCGTGCCGGTCGACGCGGCCTCATCGCTGCAGAGCCGCCTGCTCGCGATCACCGGTCGCGACGACCGCGCGGCAGCCTGA
- a CDS encoding SDR family oxidoreductase, translating into MTRIAVIGAHGKVGQQILHLLYDAGHESVGVIRNPDHAEDIIRLGGEPLVHDLEDTTPEALAEALGHLDGMVFTAGAGPDSGPERKRTVDLGASVLSQKAAAIVGVQHFVQVSAIGVDEPLPEDTEEGWKAYVEAKRDADSALRDSGLDYTILRPGGLTDDEGTGTITLGSSVEKGSIPRADVAATVIAALAQPTSIAKTWEIVSGPTPIEDAVAQGA; encoded by the coding sequence ATGACCCGCATCGCCGTCATCGGAGCCCACGGCAAGGTGGGGCAGCAGATCCTGCACTTGCTCTACGACGCCGGACACGAGTCGGTCGGAGTGATCCGCAACCCCGATCACGCGGAGGACATCATTCGCCTCGGCGGCGAGCCGCTCGTGCACGACCTCGAGGACACCACCCCCGAGGCGCTCGCCGAGGCGCTCGGCCACCTCGACGGCATGGTCTTCACCGCCGGCGCGGGGCCCGACTCCGGCCCCGAGCGCAAGCGCACCGTCGACCTGGGCGCGTCGGTGCTCAGCCAGAAGGCCGCCGCGATCGTGGGCGTGCAGCACTTCGTGCAGGTCAGCGCGATCGGCGTGGACGAGCCGCTACCCGAGGACACCGAGGAGGGCTGGAAGGCCTACGTCGAGGCCAAGCGCGACGCCGACTCGGCGCTGCGCGACTCCGGACTCGACTACACGATCCTCCGCCCGGGCGGATTGACCGACGACGAGGGCACCGGCACGATCACGCTCGGCAGCTCCGTCGAGAAGGGCAGTATCCCGCGCGCGGACGTCGCGGCCACCGTGATCGCCGCACTGGCCCAGCCGACCTCGATCGCCAAGACCTGGGAGATTGTCTCGGGTCCGACGCCGATCGAGGATGCGGTGGCACAGGGAGCCTGA
- a CDS encoding long-chain-fatty-acid--CoA ligase, translated as MSTHPPRPWTRSYAPGVPTELELPTGSLLDIVTESAERYPQHVALEFFGRSTSYAQLADEVERAAEGLRRLGVRSGDPVALILPNCPQHVIAFYAVLRLGAVVVEHNPLYTPREFRHQFEDHGARLVIAWSRVVPTVQDLPADLGVETVIAVDLTRAMPAPMRAALRLPLKKARESRSALTGRARGAIDWESLLRRRIDSAHPRPTAEDLAVIQYTSGTTGTPKGAELTHANLTANAAQSRAWVPTVRRGDCVVYAVLPMFHAYGLTLCLTFAMSMGARLVLFPKFDPELVLKVVKKHPATFLPAVPPIAERLARSAQQSGVSLHGIEIAISGAMPLDPALVESFEALTGGTLVEGYGLSETSPVLMANPVGPTRRAGTVGLPLPGTDVRIVDPDDPGREMAVGEQGELIVRGPQVFRGYHRKPEETAATFTNDGWFRTGDIATIDEDGFVRIVDRLKELVITGGFNVSPSEVEEVLLRLPEIKEVAVVGLPDPHSGETVAAAVVLEPGAQLDVAAARKAVREALTAYKVPKRITVVDELPRNMIGKVLRRQVKAMLTDGD; from the coding sequence GTGAGCACCCACCCGCCCCGCCCCTGGACCCGCAGCTACGCACCCGGCGTGCCGACGGAGCTCGAGCTCCCGACCGGCTCGCTCCTGGACATCGTCACCGAGTCGGCCGAGCGCTATCCGCAGCATGTGGCGCTGGAATTCTTCGGCCGCTCGACCAGTTACGCCCAACTCGCCGACGAGGTCGAACGGGCGGCGGAGGGCCTGCGTCGCCTGGGCGTGCGCTCGGGCGATCCGGTGGCCCTCATCCTCCCCAACTGCCCCCAGCACGTCATCGCCTTCTACGCGGTCCTCCGGCTCGGCGCCGTCGTCGTCGAGCACAATCCGCTGTACACGCCGCGAGAGTTCCGGCATCAGTTTGAGGACCACGGCGCCCGCCTCGTGATCGCCTGGAGCCGCGTCGTCCCGACGGTGCAGGACCTGCCCGCCGATCTCGGCGTCGAGACCGTGATCGCCGTCGACCTGACCCGTGCCATGCCCGCTCCGATGCGGGCGGCCCTGCGCCTCCCGTTGAAGAAGGCGCGGGAGTCGCGTTCCGCGCTCACCGGTCGGGCCCGGGGGGCGATCGACTGGGAGTCGCTGTTGCGCCGCCGGATTGACTCCGCGCACCCGCGGCCGACGGCGGAGGACCTGGCGGTCATCCAGTACACGAGCGGCACGACCGGCACGCCCAAGGGCGCCGAGCTGACCCACGCGAATCTCACCGCGAACGCCGCCCAGTCGCGCGCCTGGGTGCCCACGGTCCGACGTGGCGACTGCGTCGTCTACGCCGTGTTGCCGATGTTCCACGCCTACGGCCTCACGCTCTGCCTCACCTTCGCGATGAGCATGGGCGCGCGGCTGGTGCTGTTCCCCAAGTTCGACCCGGAGCTGGTGCTGAAGGTGGTGAAGAAGCATCCCGCCACGTTCCTCCCCGCCGTGCCGCCGATCGCGGAGCGCCTGGCGCGCAGCGCTCAGCAGAGCGGAGTCTCGCTCCACGGCATCGAGATCGCGATCTCCGGCGCGATGCCGCTGGATCCGGCTCTTGTCGAGTCGTTCGAGGCGCTGACCGGTGGGACGCTCGTCGAGGGCTACGGCCTCTCAGAGACCTCGCCGGTGCTGATGGCGAATCCCGTCGGGCCCACGCGCCGCGCGGGAACGGTCGGTCTCCCGCTGCCGGGTACGGACGTCCGGATCGTCGACCCGGACGACCCGGGAAGGGAGATGGCGGTCGGCGAGCAGGGCGAGCTGATCGTCCGCGGCCCACAGGTGTTCCGCGGCTACCACCGCAAGCCCGAGGAAACGGCGGCGACCTTCACGAATGACGGCTGGTTCCGCACCGGAGACATCGCCACGATCGACGAGGACGGCTTCGTGCGCATCGTCGACCGGCTCAAGGAACTCGTGATCACGGGCGGCTTCAATGTCTCGCCGTCCGAGGTGGAGGAGGTGCTGCTGCGCCTGCCCGAGATCAAGGAGGTAGCCGTGGTCGGCCTGCCCGATCCGCACAGCGGCGAAACCGTGGCGGCCGCGGTCGTGCTGGAGCCAGGTGCGCAACTCGACGTCGCCGCGGCCCGCAAAGCCGTCCGTGAAGCGCTGACCGCCTACAAGGTCCCCAAGCGGATCACCGTGGTCGACGAGTTGCCGAGGAACATGATCGGCAAGGTCCTCCGCCGCCAGGTGAAGGCGATGCTGACCGACGGCGACTGA
- a CDS encoding PspC domain-containing protein — MATLVRPRRGRIIAGVCAGLARRFGWSPFVVRLLFVLSCLLPGPQIIAYLVMWVVIPQQK; from the coding sequence ATGGCTACCCTCGTACGCCCCCGTCGGGGCAGAATCATCGCCGGCGTCTGTGCCGGTCTCGCCCGCCGTTTCGGCTGGAGCCCCTTCGTGGTGCGGCTCCTGTTCGTGCTCTCGTGCCTGCTCCCCGGGCCGCAGATTATCGCCTACCTCGTGATGTGGGTGGTCATTCCACAGCAGAAGTGA
- a CDS encoding ASCH domain-containing protein codes for MGGGFTDETLPSRLELPAGALLRPLVASAANLLHEAIGEQLDTVTIPDNRPDDPAALAGANIVALVPAVPELTALPEPDGDSATRLWAQYRSAHPAVEEKLPPVESFGDSTAMADELLGLVRRGVKTATASLAADGAPAAGEHWIVCDGGGIARVVLVTEEVRIGPLDSVDDAFAWAEGEGERTRESWLDGHRRYFSRTSPGGIGDVVFERFRVVWPEADAERAAAFLRSIGASRPEELDGTPAQD; via the coding sequence ATGGGCGGGGGATTTACTGACGAGACCCTTCCCTCACGGCTCGAGCTGCCGGCGGGCGCCCTCCTGCGCCCGCTGGTCGCGAGCGCCGCGAACCTCCTGCACGAGGCGATCGGCGAGCAGCTCGACACGGTGACCATTCCCGACAATCGTCCAGACGATCCCGCCGCTTTGGCCGGCGCGAACATCGTGGCTCTCGTCCCGGCCGTCCCGGAACTGACGGCGCTGCCAGAGCCGGACGGGGACTCGGCCACTCGCCTCTGGGCGCAGTACCGCTCCGCGCATCCCGCCGTCGAGGAGAAGCTCCCGCCCGTGGAGTCCTTCGGCGACAGCACCGCGATGGCCGACGAGTTGCTGGGCCTCGTGCGGCGCGGAGTGAAGACGGCCACTGCCTCGCTCGCCGCAGACGGCGCACCTGCCGCAGGCGAGCACTGGATCGTCTGCGACGGCGGCGGGATCGCGCGGGTGGTCCTCGTGACCGAGGAGGTGCGGATCGGTCCGCTCGACTCGGTCGATGACGCCTTCGCCTGGGCCGAGGGCGAGGGCGAGCGCACTCGCGAGTCCTGGCTCGACGGGCACCGCCGCTACTTCTCCCGCACGTCGCCCGGCGGCATCGGCGATGTCGTCTTTGAGCGCTTCCGCGTGGTGTGGCCGGAGGCCGATGCCGAGCGAGCAGCCGCCTTCCTCCGCTCGATCGGAGCGTCCCGACCCGAGGAACTCGACGGGACTCCCGCGCAGGACTAG